A portion of the Hoylesella buccalis ATCC 35310 genome contains these proteins:
- a CDS encoding SusD/RagB family nutrient-binding outer membrane lipoprotein has protein sequence MKRIQYIAIAALTTGFMTLQSCLDFDEPTDDFRPNDITIDEGDIVGEADSVNLINYKALYTEEQVDAAAKSLDKYLGMLKVAQYCMRGGKEGQYPVSHAYQRIYTLPDVYAQYGVVPHSDFAFASELISSYHASQDWISGPNSQFMGARTSLTPLLNHKSCDSIPEVKAIALLLYNYAAIENVDMYGTIPYNDFKANKVDPPFKYDDMKTIYTGAEANIDTIVNCLRYFDSKPAWYQAKVKDIVNKFSEVTHDQRNGVKNMETWVRFANSLKLRMAMHMVKAEPQLAQKWAEEAVKSGVIDDLKYEVALFPSIYGGVHPLVEISDGWGDMRFSASFVSMLKSLTHPYRFSLCMKNSGDLSNDQGVTLPAETDEVGIRSGIHTGKGQSYGSNQFIGFSRINKLLIDKAPLYLFKWAEIDFLRAEGALRGWDMGGKAEQFYTRAIENSAFLEPGSDIYNALKPVLSQYANVEEPVAYTYKDPTGSSPDMESVTKIGVKWNEADDKETKLEKIITQKYIALFPNSMEAWGEMRRTGYPKMFPVLNVEEGDGSLKSGDLVRRILFPNSDDASLKDIQATGLKALGGPDQQATRVWWDVKGKGNF, from the coding sequence ATGAAAAGAATACAATATATTGCAATAGCAGCACTTACTACAGGGTTCATGACCCTGCAGTCGTGCTTGGACTTTGATGAGCCGACTGATGATTTCCGCCCAAATGACATCACTATTGATGAGGGTGACATTGTAGGCGAAGCTGACTCTGTAAATCTCATCAACTATAAAGCGTTGTACACAGAGGAGCAAGTAGATGCAGCAGCCAAGAGCTTGGATAAGTACTTAGGTATGCTGAAAGTAGCCCAATACTGTATGCGAGGTGGAAAGGAAGGACAATATCCTGTTTCACATGCTTACCAGCGTATTTATACGTTGCCCGATGTGTACGCACAATATGGTGTTGTTCCCCATTCTGACTTCGCTTTTGCCAGTGAATTGATATCTTCCTATCATGCCAGTCAGGATTGGATTTCTGGACCTAACAGTCAGTTTATGGGAGCACGTACCAGTTTAACACCATTGCTCAACCACAAATCTTGCGACTCAATTCCTGAGGTGAAGGCGATTGCCTTGTTGTTATACAACTATGCAGCGATTGAAAATGTAGACATGTATGGAACCATTCCTTACAATGACTTCAAGGCTAACAAGGTGGATCCACCTTTCAAGTACGATGACATGAAGACCATCTACACAGGTGCCGAAGCCAATATTGATACCATTGTTAATTGTCTGCGTTACTTTGATAGCAAGCCTGCTTGGTATCAAGCCAAGGTAAAGGACATTGTCAACAAGTTTAGCGAGGTGACGCATGATCAAAGAAATGGTGTGAAAAACATGGAAACATGGGTTCGCTTTGCCAATTCGCTGAAGTTGCGTATGGCCATGCACATGGTCAAGGCAGAGCCACAGTTGGCACAAAAGTGGGCAGAGGAAGCAGTGAAGAGTGGAGTGATTGACGATTTGAAGTATGAAGTGGCACTCTTCCCCTCTATATACGGAGGTGTTCATCCTTTGGTAGAAATTTCCGATGGCTGGGGTGACATGCGCTTTAGTGCCTCGTTTGTTAGTATGCTGAAGAGTTTGACACACCCTTATCGTTTCTCCCTTTGCATGAAAAACAGTGGAGACTTGAGTAATGATCAAGGGGTCACCTTGCCTGCAGAAACAGACGAAGTAGGTATCCGTTCGGGTATACACACGGGCAAGGGACAGTCTTACGGTTCTAACCAGTTTATTGGCTTTAGCCGAATCAACAAGTTGCTGATTGATAAAGCACCTTTGTACCTGTTTAAGTGGGCAGAAATCGACTTCTTGCGTGCCGAAGGTGCCTTGCGAGGATGGGATATGGGTGGAAAAGCCGAGCAGTTCTATACCCGCGCCATCGAAAACTCTGCTTTCTTGGAGCCAGGTTCAGATATTTACAATGCACTAAAGCCAGTACTCTCACAATATGCAAATGTGGAAGAGCCGGTTGCTTATACGTATAAGGATCCAACTGGCTCATCGCCTGATATGGAAAGCGTGACGAAGATTGGCGTCAAATGGAATGAAGCCGATGACAAGGAAACGAAGTTAGAGAAAATCATCACGCAGAAATACATCGCACTCTTCCCTAACAGTATGGAGGCATGGGGCGAAATGCGACGCACTGGTTATCCCAAGATGTTCCCCGTTCTAAACGTTGAGGAAGGAGACGGCAGTTTGAAATCAGGCGATTTGGTTCGGCGCATTCTCTTCCCCAATAGCGATGATGCTTCGTTGAAAGACATTCAGGCTACTGGACTTAAAGCCTTGGGTGGTCCCGACCAGCAAGCTACGCGTGTATGGTGGGATGTGAAAGGAAAAGGAAACTTTTAA
- a CDS encoding GEVED domain-containing protein — protein MKKRFLPLVLLACLAGSANAQSDMSPTATSTIYDFAGFNEVTLLNLFDKALQNGRNYPTKAEFEAAGIQASDIAFVRSHVKQRAILDRKDRLVKDTYEKRNLFMNIPSGSGKGIGGYPSSNFANDVFSMWNYTNLFGSWNHGLFQAPGAWTDAAHKNGTDIMSGIKFFESWTAGSGDGAYVSFIQTKNSDGTYKYVKPMLNCLLFFGFDGINYNWEDNSYSNSDVTGFHKALYKEAEKMGFNNFHAALYTQGSSLSSAAVDYLYGTKATGKTFDLFLNYAGGDFAVQGYESSVQTAEQALGTAEGLYGGAWIVSMNRNWQGLVGKAKYDWTTGTYTYEPNETVKRIGICLWGEHGDSRFWSYNSGSDALNAQYNYQRLLERGFSGGNRSPLNRPAIKNTGHEWEGENALKTFCGLASFIPERSAIQGNLPFLTHFNLGNGERYNYKGKKTAGTWYNMANQDVVPTYRWLVYGEGTETVSNALQPEFTHIDSYNGGSCLLLKGQSSASGVDVVLFRTDLNVSAANPIAKVALKTKQAGESNLYLIVKVNNQWKEVAVGATDDKTWQEKKVSLPVNMGDRITHIGLRAKNVTDKYNVLVGKLELNDDVKATPANVKNLMVEVKEESQKSLSAKLHWDVDHSTGERSAYGMIYNCEANIDHFEIMYKNGKDGRVSEVGRTTQWGTYIPNIVFTDAANEKPFIGVRSVSTDLKTYSPVEWVEITRADASQLPEETVGGTDTYGISKINPNADGFKTAVEQRFLTSVTTTGAVQNLNYTATESPRDSSQYANARDHKLIVKQGQEITMTFKAPNEKDGLKWCFAGGWLDLDGSGTFNYPDAPDVDPMGERIFFAGRVRAASPEIQDPNGYTFKFTVPQDAHVGTSRLRIVFADAWFGGTFLPTGLTAKGFTIDFDVEIQGKKDGQRQYVDTQHDQGVAEQPEGLNETTGVDNTVFAGGVSNVTVNGNDILFTNVEKAWIYTVDGKMVQYLTNPTSVSRNELQEGVYLVKMQNKNVIRTEKLVVK, from the coding sequence ATGAAGAAAAGATTTTTACCCCTGGTGCTTTTGGCTTGTTTGGCTGGATCTGCAAATGCACAGTCTGACATGTCGCCAACGGCAACATCCACGATTTATGATTTCGCTGGATTTAATGAGGTTACTCTGCTGAACCTTTTCGATAAGGCTTTGCAGAACGGTCGTAACTATCCTACAAAGGCTGAATTTGAGGCTGCAGGTATTCAAGCTTCTGACATTGCTTTTGTGCGTTCGCACGTTAAGCAGCGTGCCATCTTGGATCGCAAAGACCGTTTGGTGAAAGACACCTACGAGAAGCGTAACCTGTTTATGAATATTCCGAGCGGTTCGGGTAAGGGCATCGGTGGCTATCCATCGTCCAACTTTGCCAATGATGTGTTCTCTATGTGGAACTACACCAACCTCTTTGGTTCTTGGAACCATGGCTTGTTCCAGGCTCCGGGAGCATGGACTGATGCGGCACACAAGAATGGTACCGACATCATGAGTGGTATCAAGTTTTTTGAAAGCTGGACAGCAGGTTCTGGTGATGGAGCTTATGTAAGTTTTATCCAAACCAAAAACTCGGATGGCACCTATAAGTATGTTAAACCCATGCTCAACTGTCTGCTGTTCTTCGGGTTTGACGGTATCAACTACAACTGGGAAGATAACTCATACTCTAATTCTGATGTAACAGGTTTCCACAAGGCTTTGTACAAGGAAGCAGAGAAGATGGGCTTCAATAACTTCCACGCAGCTCTTTATACGCAAGGCTCCAGCCTGTCGAGTGCGGCAGTTGACTATTTATATGGTACAAAAGCCACTGGCAAGACTTTCGACCTGTTCCTCAACTATGCTGGAGGTGACTTTGCTGTCCAGGGTTATGAAAGTTCTGTACAAACTGCAGAACAAGCTTTGGGAACCGCAGAAGGCCTTTACGGAGGCGCTTGGATTGTTAGTATGAATCGCAATTGGCAAGGTTTGGTAGGAAAAGCAAAATACGATTGGACCACGGGTACCTATACTTACGAACCTAACGAAACCGTGAAGCGAATTGGTATCTGCCTTTGGGGTGAGCATGGAGATAGCCGTTTCTGGAGTTACAACTCTGGTTCGGATGCGCTCAATGCACAGTACAACTACCAACGCCTGTTGGAGCGTGGTTTCTCTGGCGGTAACAGAAGTCCATTGAATCGTCCTGCTATAAAAAACACAGGACATGAGTGGGAAGGTGAGAACGCATTGAAGACATTCTGTGGTTTGGCTTCGTTCATTCCAGAGCGTTCAGCGATACAAGGCAATCTTCCTTTCTTGACACACTTCAACTTGGGTAATGGAGAGCGTTACAACTATAAAGGTAAGAAAACGGCTGGTACATGGTACAACATGGCGAACCAAGATGTAGTGCCTACTTATCGCTGGTTGGTTTATGGCGAAGGAACAGAAACTGTTTCAAATGCTTTGCAGCCAGAATTTACACACATCGACTCGTATAACGGTGGTTCATGCTTACTGTTGAAAGGACAGTCTTCAGCATCGGGTGTTGATGTAGTTCTGTTTAGAACCGACCTTAACGTGAGTGCAGCTAATCCTATTGCAAAAGTAGCTTTGAAGACAAAACAAGCTGGCGAGTCTAACTTGTACCTGATTGTTAAGGTGAACAATCAGTGGAAAGAAGTGGCTGTTGGTGCTACTGACGACAAGACATGGCAAGAGAAGAAGGTGAGCCTGCCTGTCAACATGGGCGACCGCATTACTCACATTGGTTTGCGTGCCAAGAACGTAACAGACAAGTACAATGTGTTGGTAGGTAAGCTCGAACTCAACGACGACGTGAAGGCTACACCTGCTAATGTTAAGAATCTCATGGTAGAAGTGAAAGAAGAGTCACAGAAGAGTCTTTCTGCAAAGCTGCATTGGGATGTAGACCATTCTACAGGTGAACGTTCAGCTTATGGTATGATTTACAACTGCGAGGCTAACATCGATCACTTCGAGATTATGTATAAGAATGGTAAAGACGGACGTGTTTCAGAAGTAGGTCGTACTACACAGTGGGGTACCTATATTCCTAACATAGTATTTACTGATGCTGCTAACGAAAAACCATTTATTGGTGTACGCTCTGTATCAACAGACTTGAAGACTTATTCACCCGTCGAATGGGTAGAGATTACGCGTGCCGACGCTTCTCAATTGCCAGAAGAAACAGTTGGTGGAACAGATACTTATGGAATTAGTAAGATTAATCCAAATGCTGATGGATTCAAGACAGCTGTAGAACAAAGATTCTTGACAAGCGTTACAACTACTGGTGCCGTACAAAACTTAAACTATACAGCTACGGAGTCGCCACGCGACAGCTCACAGTATGCAAACGCACGCGACCACAAGTTGATTGTCAAGCAAGGACAAGAGATTACGATGACCTTTAAGGCTCCCAATGAAAAAGACGGTTTGAAGTGGTGCTTTGCAGGTGGTTGGTTAGACTTAGACGGTAGTGGTACATTTAACTATCCAGATGCCCCTGATGTAGACCCAATGGGTGAGCGTATCTTCTTTGCTGGTAGAGTACGTGCAGCAAGTCCTGAGATACAAGATCCGAACGGCTATACATTTAAGTTTACAGTACCTCAAGATGCTCACGTAGGTACAAGTCGTTTGCGTATTGTGTTTGCAGATGCTTGGTTTGGCGGAACTTTCTTGCCAACTGGCTTGACAGCCAAAGGATTTACCATCGACTTTGATGTAGAGATACAAGGTAAGAAAGACGGACAGCGTCAATATGTGGATACACAGCATGACCAGGGTGTTGCTGAGCAGCCCGAAGGATTGAATGAAACGACTGGCGTAGACAACACCGTATTTGCTGGTGGTGTTTCCAACGTGACAGTAAATGGTAATGACATCCTCTTTACCAATGTAGAGAAGGCTTGGATTTACACTGTTGACGGAAAGATGGTACAATATCTTACAAACCCAACATCAGTTAGCCGAAACGAGCTTCAAGAAGGTGTTTACCTTGTAAAGATGCAAAACAAGAATGTAATAAGAACTGAAAAGTTAGTGGTTAAATAA
- the dinD gene encoding DNA damage-inducible protein D, producing the protein MKKEVIQELYNDFEAAAAEVEGVECWSARELQTLLGYSKWENFSKVIDKAKTACDKAGQQISDHFPDVKKMVNLGSGSEREINDMLLTRYACYLIAQNGDPRKEQIAFAQTYFAIQTRKTELIEQRLLEIERIKARTKLQETEKHLSGVLYERGIDNKGFATIRSKGDQALFRLNTAQMKRKMGVPVSRPIADFLPTISIKAKDFAAEMTNVNVQQKDLYGEGQISKEHIENNKAVRQIMIQRGIIPENLPPAEDVKKVERRLASEEKKALINKTKKKS; encoded by the coding sequence ATGAAAAAAGAAGTAATTCAAGAACTCTACAACGATTTTGAAGCCGCAGCTGCGGAAGTAGAAGGAGTGGAGTGTTGGAGCGCACGTGAACTCCAAACTCTGTTAGGCTATTCCAAGTGGGAGAATTTTTCTAAAGTCATAGACAAAGCTAAAACAGCCTGCGACAAAGCAGGACAACAGATATCCGACCATTTTCCTGACGTCAAGAAAATGGTTAATCTCGGTTCTGGGTCAGAAAGAGAAATCAACGACATGCTATTAACTCGATACGCCTGTTATCTCATTGCACAAAATGGAGACCCACGTAAGGAACAAATTGCTTTTGCACAAACCTATTTTGCCATTCAAACGCGTAAAACCGAGCTAATAGAACAAAGATTACTGGAGATTGAACGAATCAAAGCTCGTACAAAACTACAAGAAACAGAGAAGCATCTTTCTGGAGTACTCTATGAAAGAGGTATCGACAATAAAGGTTTTGCAACAATTCGCTCTAAAGGAGATCAGGCTCTGTTTCGTTTGAATACGGCACAAATGAAAAGAAAGATGGGAGTACCAGTGAGCAGACCAATAGCCGACTTTTTGCCCACAATAAGCATCAAGGCGAAGGATTTTGCAGCAGAAATGACAAATGTCAATGTGCAACAAAAAGATTTATACGGAGAGGGTCAAATCAGCAAAGAACATATAGAGAACAATAAAGCAGTTCGGCAAATAATGATTCAACGAGGAATCATCCCCGAAAATCTCCCTCCCGCTGAGGATGTAAAAAAGGTTGAAAGGAGATTGGCGAGTGAGGAGAAAAAAGCACTGATCAACAAAACAAAAAAGAAATCATGA
- a CDS encoding polyphosphate kinase 2 family protein — MDKDLLKKLTAEPGKKHKVSDFDTNYTADLNKKEGKKLLKENVKTMTALQNMLYAHNRHAVLIIFQAMDAAGKDGTIKHVMSGINPQGCQVFSFKQPSAVELDHGYLWRIQKNVPERGRIGIFNRSHYEDVLVGRVHPEIILGGQIPGMKKLDDVNEDFWEKRYQHINDFERYLTETGTTVIKFFLNVSKEEQKERFLKRLNNKEKNWKFSASDVEERQHWDDYMDAYGKMLTKTSTDYAPWFVIPADHKWFMRYAVGEIISQHLDKLKMCYPQLTNEETENLKVYRKLLEEEDKAEKKD; from the coding sequence ATGGACAAAGACTTATTGAAAAAATTAACTGCCGAACCAGGGAAGAAACACAAGGTGTCGGATTTCGATACGAACTACACGGCAGACCTGAACAAGAAAGAGGGCAAAAAACTATTGAAAGAAAACGTCAAGACGATGACGGCTTTGCAAAACATGCTTTATGCACATAACCGGCATGCTGTGCTAATTATCTTTCAGGCTATGGATGCGGCGGGAAAAGACGGAACGATTAAACACGTTATGTCGGGCATCAACCCGCAGGGATGCCAGGTGTTTTCGTTCAAACAACCCTCAGCTGTGGAACTCGACCACGGCTATCTGTGGCGCATCCAAAAGAATGTTCCTGAACGGGGGCGCATCGGCATCTTCAACCGTTCGCATTATGAAGACGTGTTGGTGGGAAGAGTTCATCCGGAGATTATCCTCGGAGGACAAATTCCGGGGATGAAAAAATTGGATGATGTCAATGAGGATTTTTGGGAAAAGCGATATCAACACATCAATGATTTCGAACGTTATTTGACGGAAACTGGTACGACCGTAATCAAATTCTTCCTCAATGTGTCGAAAGAAGAACAAAAAGAGCGTTTCCTGAAGCGACTGAACAACAAAGAAAAGAATTGGAAATTTTCTGCCAGTGATGTTGAGGAACGCCAACATTGGGACGACTATATGGACGCTTATGGCAAGATGCTCACCAAAACGTCAACCGATTATGCTCCGTGGTTCGTCATTCCAGCTGACCATAAATGGTTTATGCGTTACGCCGTTGGCGAGATTATCAGTCAACACTTGGACAAGTTGAAGATGTGTTATCCGCAACTTACCAATGAGGAAACGGAAAATTTAAAGGTATATCGCAAGCTATTGGAGGAAGAGGATAAAGCTGAAAAGAAGGATTGA
- a CDS encoding DUF4250 domain-containing protein, which translates to MDHLPLHDTPMLVSAINFLLRDEEFDNLDQICYHFNVDRADLEKRLAAGGFQYSAELNRVW; encoded by the coding sequence ATGGATCATTTGCCATTACATGATACGCCGATGTTGGTATCGGCCATCAACTTTTTGTTGCGTGATGAGGAGTTTGATAATCTCGACCAAATCTGTTATCACTTCAATGTTGATAGAGCTGATCTTGAAAAGCGTCTGGCAGCTGGCGGATTTCAATATTCAGCCGAGCTGAACAGGGTTTGGTAG
- a CDS encoding TonB-dependent receptor has product MNIWKKCVLCLAAVLCLAASAQKRFTISGYVKDIHSSETLLGATIQDAGSHMGTTTNSYGFYTLTLPAGQVRVDYSYVGYARMQKSFVLDKDTVINIQLTPSANLPEVVVSSAKDNAGILATGMGVTDIGVSQIEHTPSLLGETDVIRTIQLMPGVQPGSDGGSALYVRGGNGDENLILLDGTPIYKIDHLFGFFSVFTPEALKKVTFYKSSYPARYNGRLSSVIDVRTKDGDMNHFHGTASLGLLTSRVQLEGPIVKNRTSFNFSARTTYINWVLQPFMKSDEKFGYQFYDLHFKLNHRFSHTDRLYLSVYRGHDMLKEDYKDRYSSSSFEINSAYGDDINWGNTIASLRWNHIFSNNLFANITAAYNHYNMHLDSYDHSWRTDVLEKNSASYRSKIRDWSAAIDFDYEPLPSHRIKFGSSYTYHTFSPETSGSSFTEEGKDGKVNRSGEYSSPGNPIYAHEALAYAEDDWRILPSLTLNAGGSVSMFHVRNKSYLTFQPRVSLRWQALSDVALKASYSEMSQYIHLLTSMPIALPTDLWVPITDNIKPERSRQYSVGAYYTGWKGWELSAEGYYKQLDNVLEYKDGMSFMGFSGNWERLVSMGEGRSKGIELMLRRTTGRATGWLSYTLSKSDRKFSEDSGVNGGERFPFTYDRRHNVNMVANWKMTKRIDLDATWSFYSGATATISLQRGYEMTPESIGESSYVSSRNNYRLPPTHLLCLGINFRKTLKRGVERTWNVSVYNAYNAMNPNFILRKTDEYGREVPNKLSKYTLLPCLPSFTLTYKF; this is encoded by the coding sequence ATGAACATTTGGAAGAAATGTGTATTATGCTTGGCCGCCGTATTGTGTCTTGCGGCCTCAGCCCAAAAGCGGTTCACCATCAGCGGATATGTCAAGGACATCCACTCCAGTGAAACGCTCCTCGGGGCAACCATCCAGGACGCTGGCAGCCACATGGGGACGACGACCAACTCGTATGGATTCTACACGCTGACGCTCCCCGCCGGACAGGTTCGGGTGGACTATTCGTACGTAGGCTACGCACGCATGCAGAAGTCATTTGTGCTGGACAAAGATACCGTCATCAACATCCAGCTGACACCATCGGCCAACCTGCCCGAGGTAGTGGTGTCATCGGCGAAAGACAATGCAGGAATCCTCGCCACTGGCATGGGCGTGACAGACATCGGTGTGAGCCAGATAGAACACACGCCCTCACTGCTCGGTGAAACGGATGTCATCAGAACCATTCAGCTCATGCCTGGCGTGCAACCGGGATCCGATGGCGGATCGGCTCTCTATGTCAGGGGAGGCAATGGTGACGAGAACCTGATTTTGCTCGACGGTACGCCCATCTACAAGATTGACCACCTGTTTGGTTTCTTCTCGGTGTTTACACCAGAGGCTTTGAAGAAGGTCACCTTCTACAAAAGTTCCTACCCCGCACGCTACAACGGGCGGTTGTCATCGGTCATTGACGTGCGAACAAAGGATGGCGACATGAACCACTTTCACGGAACGGCATCGCTGGGTTTGCTCACCAGTAGGGTGCAGTTGGAAGGGCCTATCGTAAAGAATCGCACCTCGTTCAACTTCTCAGCGCGCACCACCTACATCAACTGGGTGTTGCAACCGTTTATGAAGAGCGACGAGAAGTTTGGCTATCAATTCTACGACCTTCACTTCAAGCTCAACCACCGCTTCTCGCATACAGACCGATTGTATCTGAGTGTGTACCGAGGACACGACATGTTGAAAGAAGACTACAAGGACCGCTATAGCTCATCCAGCTTCGAAATCAATTCTGCCTACGGCGACGACATCAACTGGGGAAACACCATCGCCTCACTGCGATGGAACCACATCTTCAGTAACAACCTCTTTGCCAACATCACGGCGGCCTATAACCATTACAACATGCACTTGGACAGCTACGATCACTCATGGCGTACCGATGTACTTGAGAAGAACAGTGCCAGCTACCGGTCGAAAATACGTGACTGGTCGGCAGCCATCGACTTTGATTACGAGCCGCTTCCCTCACATAGAATCAAGTTCGGGTCGTCCTACACCTATCATACCTTCAGTCCAGAGACCTCTGGAAGCAGCTTCACCGAAGAGGGAAAGGACGGAAAGGTCAACAGATCGGGCGAGTATTCTTCCCCCGGCAATCCCATCTACGCACACGAAGCCTTGGCTTATGCCGAAGACGATTGGCGGATTCTGCCATCTCTTACCCTCAATGCGGGTGGGTCTGTATCGATGTTCCATGTCAGAAACAAGTCGTACCTCACGTTTCAACCGCGTGTTTCGCTGCGCTGGCAAGCCCTGTCCGACGTGGCATTGAAGGCATCGTACAGCGAGATGTCGCAATATATCCACCTGCTCACCTCGATGCCCATTGCCCTTCCCACCGACTTGTGGGTTCCTATCACCGACAATATCAAACCAGAAAGGTCGAGACAATACAGTGTTGGCGCCTACTACACGGGCTGGAAAGGATGGGAATTGTCGGCGGAAGGCTATTACAAGCAGCTCGACAACGTACTGGAATACAAGGATGGCATGAGCTTTATGGGATTCTCGGGCAACTGGGAGCGTTTGGTTAGCATGGGTGAGGGACGTTCAAAAGGCATCGAACTGATGTTGCGACGCACCACAGGTCGTGCAACTGGCTGGCTATCGTACACGCTTTCCAAGAGTGACCGCAAGTTCAGCGAGGACAGTGGCGTGAATGGTGGAGAGCGATTCCCCTTCACCTACGACAGACGACACAACGTGAATATGGTGGCAAACTGGAAGATGACCAAGCGCATTGACTTAGATGCGACATGGTCGTTCTACTCTGGAGCAACCGCAACGATATCCTTGCAGAGAGGATACGAGATGACTCCCGAAAGCATCGGAGAGAGTAGTTATGTATCAAGCCGCAACAATTACAGGCTTCCGCCTACGCACCTGCTCTGCTTAGGCATCAACTTCCGCAAGACATTGAAACGAGGCGTTGAGCGAACATGGAACGTCAGCGTGTACAACGCCTACAATGCGATGAACCCAAACTTCATACTGAGAAAGACTGACGAGTACGGAAGGGAAGTGCCGAACAAGCTGTCCAAATACACGTTGCTGCCCTGTCTGCCGTCGTTCACCCTCACTTATAAATTCTAA
- a CDS encoding DUF4249 domain-containing protein, protein MNRMKTYLYCCLSVMLFGLSACENELELDTKTASKQLSVNGFINADSTVNRLLVSFTGIDRPTIVTDATIKVSVNGSLRETVHELPAGSEQYIIHGRFNPGDHVRIEVSTPDNNYQASIEETVPQPIDKIERISTEFVKDVSYVDEYEMARVDDLQKINLSFQDNGQRVDYYRLTLTGYQTIMNTQFNYTLRRKEPTYRYFVNDMGSSYIATGDPIIMEGRVCTPSTDMGFASPNNVVNQMGVFNDLLFNGQECSISVYSKLYLFNRMSDPDMKTSLDLVATISSYTSAAYYYLKAMNLKKSTYYSDYNDLTGPIKMPSNVKGGTGLVGFYTSKSIPVHVYGTDRYPHLYE, encoded by the coding sequence ATGAACAGAATGAAAACTTACCTATATTGTTGCCTCTCAGTTATGCTCTTCGGTCTGTCAGCATGCGAGAACGAGTTGGAACTTGACACGAAGACGGCCAGCAAGCAACTGTCGGTGAACGGATTCATCAATGCCGACAGCACCGTTAACAGACTGTTGGTGTCGTTCACGGGCATTGACCGTCCTACGATTGTCACCGATGCCACCATCAAAGTATCGGTCAACGGGAGCTTGCGAGAGACTGTTCATGAGCTTCCAGCGGGTTCGGAACAATATATCATCCATGGCCGCTTCAACCCTGGTGACCATGTTCGCATCGAGGTGTCTACACCTGATAACAACTATCAGGCTTCCATAGAGGAGACGGTGCCGCAGCCCATTGACAAGATTGAGCGCATCAGCACCGAGTTTGTCAAGGATGTAAGCTATGTGGACGAATATGAAATGGCGCGGGTAGACGACTTGCAAAAAATCAATCTCTCATTTCAAGACAATGGACAGCGGGTTGATTATTACCGTCTGACACTAACAGGATACCAGACTATCATGAACACACAGTTTAACTACACGCTGCGAAGAAAAGAGCCCACCTATCGATATTTCGTCAACGACATGGGCAGTTCGTACATTGCCACGGGCGACCCAATCATCATGGAAGGCAGGGTATGCACACCTTCAACAGACATGGGCTTTGCCTCGCCCAACAATGTGGTGAACCAGATGGGCGTCTTCAACGACCTTTTGTTCAACGGACAGGAATGTTCCATCAGCGTATATTCCAAACTATACCTATTCAATAGGATGTCTGATCCAGATATGAAGACATCACTTGACTTGGTAGCAACCATCTCATCGTATACATCAGCGGCCTATTACTATCTGAAAGCCATGAATCTGAAGAAGTCAACGTATTATAGTGACTATAACGATTTGACCGGTCCCATCAAGATGCCGTCCAATGTTAAGGGCGGAACAGGCTTGGTAGGATTCTACACTTCGAAGTCGATACCAGTTCATGTTTACGGAACTGATCGATATCCGCACCTATACGAGTGA